The following coding sequences lie in one Cyanobacterium sp. Dongsha4 genomic window:
- a CDS encoding MoaD/ThiS family protein translates to MSVKVLIPTPLQKFTKDQATIECSATTIQELIDALEANCPGIKARLCDETGAPRRFLNFYVNSEDIRFLDNTATPLSDGDEVSIVPAVAGG, encoded by the coding sequence ATGTCCGTAAAAGTATTAATTCCCACTCCTTTACAAAAATTTACCAAAGATCAAGCAACCATCGAGTGTTCTGCTACCACTATTCAAGAATTAATTGATGCTTTAGAGGCAAATTGCCCCGGTATTAAAGCTCGTCTTTGTGATGAAACTGGTGCGCCTCGTCGTTTCCTAAATTTCTACGTTAATAGCGAGGATATTCGTTTTCTTGATAATACCGCTACTCCTTTATCTGATGGTGATGAGGTAAGTATTGTACCTGCTGTTGCTGGAGGCTAA
- the thrC gene encoding threonine synthase: MTQAIARTTDNKLKPTFTKLVSKEGSAEYPLKAIHICEETFAPLEVAYDYDAIKAQVSRESIAAGPNSIWRYKAFLPVESENPIDVGTGMTPLVKSTRLARRLGLKNLYIKNDAVNMPTLSFKDRVVSVALTRARELGFTTVSCASTGNLANSTAAIAAHAGLDCCVFIPSDLEAGKVLGTLIYNPTVMAVKGNYDQVNRLCCEVGNTYGWGFVNINLRPYYSEGSKTLGFEVAEQLGWKLPDHIVAPLASGSLFTKIYKGFQEFVKVGLVDDKAVRFSGAQAEGCSPIAQAFREGRDFVTPVKPNTIAKSIAIGNPADGMYALDIARKTNGNIESVTDAEIVEGIKLLAETEGIFTETAGGTTVAVLKKLVEAGKIDPEESTVVYITGNGLKTQEAVQGYISEPLIIEPKLDSFERALERSRTLDRLEWQQVLV, translated from the coding sequence ATGACACAAGCGATCGCACGTACCACGGACAATAAATTAAAACCCACTTTCACCAAATTAGTATCTAAAGAAGGAAGTGCAGAATACCCTCTCAAAGCGATTCATATTTGTGAGGAAACCTTTGCACCCCTAGAAGTAGCCTACGACTATGACGCTATAAAAGCTCAAGTCAGTCGTGAATCCATCGCCGCCGGTCCCAATTCCATCTGGCGTTACAAAGCATTTTTGCCCGTGGAAAGTGAGAATCCTATTGATGTGGGTACAGGTATGACTCCTTTGGTCAAATCTACCCGCTTGGCTCGTCGTTTAGGTCTGAAAAATCTTTATATTAAAAATGATGCTGTTAATATGCCTACCCTCAGCTTTAAGGATAGAGTCGTTTCCGTGGCTCTAACCCGTGCTAGAGAGTTAGGTTTTACCACCGTTTCCTGTGCTAGTACTGGTAATTTAGCCAATTCTACAGCTGCGATCGCTGCTCATGCTGGTTTAGACTGTTGTGTCTTCATTCCTTCCGATTTAGAAGCAGGAAAGGTTTTAGGCACATTAATCTATAACCCCACTGTCATGGCTGTTAAAGGTAACTATGATCAAGTTAACCGCCTCTGTTGCGAAGTTGGTAATACCTACGGTTGGGGATTTGTTAATATTAACTTACGTCCTTACTACTCTGAAGGTTCAAAAACCCTCGGTTTTGAGGTAGCGGAACAATTAGGCTGGAAATTACCTGATCATATCGTTGCACCTTTAGCCTCTGGTTCTCTTTTCACCAAGATTTACAAAGGTTTCCAAGAGTTCGTCAAAGTCGGTTTAGTGGATGACAAAGCAGTGCGTTTCAGTGGTGCACAAGCGGAAGGATGTTCTCCTATTGCCCAAGCATTCAGAGAAGGCAGAGATTTTGTTACCCCTGTTAAACCCAATACCATTGCTAAATCCATTGCGATCGGTAATCCTGCTGACGGTATGTATGCTTTAGATATTGCTCGTAAAACTAACGGTAATATCGAATCTGTCACCGATGCAGAAATTGTTGAAGGTATCAAACTCTTAGCAGAGACTGAAGGTATCTTCACTGAAACTGCAGGAGGTACAACCGTTGCTGTATTGAAAAAATTGGTAGAAGCAGGAAAAATTGATCCTGAAGAAAGCACCGTTGTTTATATTACTGGTAACGGCTTGAAAACCCAAGAAGCAGTGCAAGGATACATCAGCGAACCTTTAATCATTGAGCCTAAATTAGACAGTTTTGAACGTGCTTTAGAGCGTTCTCGCACCCTCGATCGCTTAGAATGGCAACAAGTATTAGTATAA
- a CDS encoding DUF1796 family putative cysteine peptidase yields MYRFQVSAHTNMGESIALLGSTAELGSWNISNCIPLQTKSDRYPLWWADVDIPYIDSKIEYKYLKFSAEGEVIWESLGNDNRWIPLEKEAKETTLIVEDGWFGHLQPHPYGYWEKPLIQNPPLKGKNGLRILVIGSSVAMGCSAWLLKGWAELLKETLADKYGHQLINVSELGASVSTTIKRFESVVIPQKPDIVIIALSLGNEGFAYCQPHERKALQQRFESGLQRLIQMTKEIGAIPMLGSVYPHGEYSAEHNWFLYDTHSRMLTWDVPVLDWLTELNDGNGRFGEGLSFDVAHPNSEGHRAMFSAINVPIFDLDKEEAGKKKLSLKPIDTCLFDDQKGFKIAWREKNHSLLFTNNSKVDFQINPYRLELQDCLQNNQLLEQGIYLANTRRVANFSLWVGEKKTIDTIVNIPPSHALEYLPLSAFFSPDKSEVLFYDGSLGILKIDENNLYLINESEHEYNVQPMWKEVSEALRDMKQGVYDDLLHPDIPFRRMMLGETGLESRIKVPPKSALPFQYKCPLSELKRIAILPLGDRCAVRMLLHKIQYDGPAYPFDLTRTTNLSDVADIIDTGFEDMWNPEYLHYNDDHGRIYHGKWTGLSFAHEVENTDDPINDMTPVFKRMKKRYQGRSHRFWATIDKCDEVLFIRTGRADREQVIDIMGKLKEKCQGKPFRLLIMSEQDSEDFFNLEGVLHENIYYNPDWMYDNHDYWWECSQKMRSLLDSLGVTSKNLFWCTI; encoded by the coding sequence ATGTATCGTTTTCAGGTAAGTGCACATACTAATATGGGGGAATCAATTGCCCTTCTTGGTTCAACGGCTGAATTAGGATCTTGGAACATTTCTAATTGTATCCCATTACAAACAAAGAGCGATCGCTATCCTTTATGGTGGGCAGATGTGGACATTCCCTATATTGACTCAAAAATAGAATATAAATATCTCAAATTCTCTGCTGAAGGAGAAGTGATTTGGGAATCTTTAGGTAATGATAATCGTTGGATACCCCTTGAAAAAGAAGCAAAAGAAACCACTTTAATTGTCGAAGATGGTTGGTTTGGACACTTACAACCCCATCCTTATGGTTATTGGGAAAAGCCTCTGATACAAAATCCTCCTCTTAAGGGTAAAAATGGTTTAAGAATTTTAGTTATCGGTAGTTCTGTTGCTATGGGCTGTAGTGCTTGGCTATTGAAAGGATGGGCAGAATTATTAAAAGAGACTCTAGCAGATAAATATGGTCATCAATTAATTAATGTATCTGAATTAGGAGCGAGTGTTTCTACTACTATTAAAAGATTTGAGTCGGTAGTTATTCCCCAAAAACCCGATATTGTGATTATTGCCCTTTCTCTCGGCAATGAAGGTTTTGCCTATTGTCAACCCCACGAAAGAAAAGCATTGCAACAAAGGTTTGAAAGTGGATTGCAGAGGTTAATCCAGATGACAAAGGAAATAGGTGCAATTCCCATGTTAGGCTCAGTTTATCCTCACGGTGAATACAGTGCTGAACATAATTGGTTTTTATATGATACCCATAGCCGTATGTTAACTTGGGATGTACCTGTTTTGGATTGGTTAACAGAATTGAATGATGGTAATGGGCGTTTTGGGGAAGGTTTATCTTTTGATGTGGCACACCCCAATAGTGAGGGGCATCGGGCAATGTTTTCAGCGATTAATGTACCTATTTTTGATCTTGATAAAGAGGAAGCAGGAAAAAAAAAACTATCTCTTAAGCCAATAGACACTTGCTTATTTGATGACCAAAAAGGTTTTAAAATAGCTTGGAGAGAAAAAAATCATAGCCTCTTATTCACAAACAATAGTAAAGTTGATTTTCAAATTAATCCTTATCGCCTAGAGTTACAGGATTGCTTACAGAATAATCAATTATTAGAGCAGGGGATATATCTAGCTAATACCAGAAGGGTAGCAAATTTTTCCCTCTGGGTGGGGGAGAAGAAAACTATTGATACCATCGTCAACATCCCCCCTTCCCACGCTTTGGAATATTTACCCCTGTCGGCTTTCTTTTCTCCCGATAAGAGCGAGGTATTATTCTATGATGGTTCGTTAGGAATTTTAAAAATAGATGAAAATAATCTCTATTTGATTAATGAATCAGAACATGAATATAATGTTCAACCAATGTGGAAAGAGGTTTCTGAGGCTTTAAGGGATATGAAACAAGGGGTTTATGATGATTTGCTTCATCCTGATATTCCTTTTCGCCGTATGATGTTGGGAGAAACGGGGTTAGAAAGTCGTATAAAAGTACCTCCGAAGTCAGCTTTACCTTTTCAGTATAAATGCCCCCTATCAGAATTAAAACGCATTGCTATTTTACCATTGGGCGATCGCTGTGCGGTCAGAATGTTGTTACATAAAATTCAGTATGATGGACCTGCTTATCCTTTTGATTTAACTCGTACCACTAATTTAAGTGATGTGGCGGACATTATTGACACAGGTTTTGAAGATATGTGGAATCCCGAATATCTCCACTATAATGACGATCATGGTCGAATATATCACGGTAAATGGACAGGATTATCTTTTGCCCATGAAGTAGAAAATACGGATGATCCCATTAATGATATGACTCCTGTATTCAAGAGAATGAAAAAACGTTATCAGGGGCGATCGCACCGTTTTTGGGCTACTATTGATAAGTGTGATGAAGTGCTTTTTATTCGTACTGGGAGAGCAGATAGAGAGCAAGTCATCGATATAATGGGCAAATTAAAAGAAAAATGTCAGGGAAAACCCTTTCGTTTATTGATAATGTCTGAACAAGATTCAGAAGATTTTTTCAACTTAGAAGGAGTTTTACACGAAAATATCTATTACAATCCCGATTGGATGTATGATAATCATGACTATTGGTGGGAATGTTCACAAAAGATGCGATCGCTTCTTGACTCTTTAGGTGTCACCAGTAAAAACCTCTTTTGGTGTACTATTTAG
- the rplI gene encoding 50S ribosomal protein L9, protein MAQKVQLLLNKNVEKLGKRGDVVDVAPGYARNYLVPQGFAVVVTPGILRQVEQRREKERQRLQAILEEAKSRKTALQTINNFVIRKQVGEQDAIFGTVTTQDVVDVIKQSAGLDIERQDITVPEIKKTGKYSVAIKLHAEVTAEITVEVAPL, encoded by the coding sequence ATGGCTCAGAAAGTACAACTATTATTAAATAAGAATGTTGAGAAATTAGGTAAAAGAGGGGATGTGGTTGATGTTGCTCCCGGTTATGCTCGTAACTATCTTGTACCTCAAGGTTTTGCCGTGGTAGTAACCCCCGGTATTTTGCGTCAAGTAGAGCAGAGAAGAGAGAAAGAAAGACAACGCTTACAAGCTATTTTAGAGGAAGCGAAATCTCGTAAAACTGCCTTACAAACCATCAACAATTTTGTTATTCGTAAGCAAGTAGGTGAACAAGATGCTATCTTTGGAACTGTAACCACTCAAGACGTGGTAGATGTAATTAAACAAAGTGCTGGTTTAGATATTGAGCGTCAAGATATTACTGTACCTGAAATCAAAAAAACTGGTAAATATAGTGTTGCTATTAAACTTCATGCAGAAGTAACCGCAGAAATTACAGTAGAAGTTGCTCCTTTATAA
- a CDS encoding metallophosphoesterase family protein, with protein MNNRKFLIILLATIFICIFSYFINDFIFLKSVQGQENIPPQTQELINKYQPFKPEKKDVRILVISDLNSAYGSTEYDDEVHLALKMLPFWQPDLILCSGDMIAGQKPSLTQAQIRAMWKAFDTQIAQPIRNLNIPFGFTIGNHDASSAIAPNNKFLFQQERDLAVEYWQNPKHNSGVKFLDRNQFPFYYTFEQDDIFFLVWDGSSSRIPKDKLSWVEKSLASEKAQQAKMRIIIGHLPLYAVSEGRDYPGEVLNNADELRQLLEKYNVHTYISGHHHAYYPAHKGELQLLHTGALGSGARPYIDNNIPPRKTITVVDVDFNDPDYTTYTTYNMQDFSLIKYEQLPRLIMGHNGMILRRDISIQNLTEEEKKTCLNKFQDLKKCNEN; from the coding sequence ATGAATAATAGAAAATTTTTAATAATATTATTGGCAACTATTTTTATTTGTATTTTTAGTTACTTTATCAATGACTTTATTTTTCTAAAATCAGTACAAGGACAGGAAAATATTCCCCCTCAAACTCAAGAATTAATTAATAAATATCAACCATTTAAGCCTGAAAAAAAAGATGTCAGAATTTTAGTAATTAGCGATCTTAATAGTGCCTATGGTTCAACAGAATATGATGATGAAGTACATCTCGCCCTAAAAATGCTCCCTTTTTGGCAACCTGATTTAATATTATGTAGTGGTGATATGATTGCAGGTCAAAAACCCTCTTTAACTCAGGCTCAGATTCGGGCAATGTGGAAGGCGTTTGACACTCAAATAGCTCAACCTATCAGAAACCTCAATATTCCCTTTGGTTTCACTATCGGTAATCATGATGCTTCAAGTGCGATCGCACCTAACAATAAATTTCTATTTCAACAGGAAAGAGACTTAGCAGTAGAATATTGGCAAAATCCGAAGCATAATTCAGGAGTAAAATTCCTCGATCGCAATCAATTTCCCTTCTATTATACCTTTGAACAAGATGATATTTTCTTTTTAGTGTGGGATGGTTCATCTAGTCGTATTCCCAAGGATAAATTATCATGGGTAGAAAAAAGCCTTGCATCAGAAAAAGCACAACAGGCAAAAATGAGAATAATTATCGGACATCTACCTCTCTATGCGGTGTCTGAAGGGAGAGACTATCCCGGAGAAGTTTTAAACAATGCCGATGAATTGCGTCAACTCTTAGAAAAATATAATGTACACACTTATATAAGCGGTCATCATCACGCTTATTACCCTGCCCATAAAGGAGAATTACAACTATTACATACAGGTGCATTAGGTTCAGGCGCACGCCCATATATTGACAATAATATTCCTCCCAGAAAAACAATCACCGTCGTAGATGTGGATTTCAATGACCCCGATTACACAACTTATACAACCTATAATATGCAAGATTTCTCCCTCATAAAATATGAGCAGTTACCCCGCTTAATTATGGGACATAATGGAATGATTTTAAGACGAGATATATCTATTCAAAACCTAACAGAAGAAGAGAAGAAAACCTGTCTAAATAAATTTCAAGACCTAAAAAAATGTAATGAAAACTAA
- the holA gene encoding DNA polymerase III subunit delta yields MPIYYFWGDDDFTMMQEINALKEKNLDLNWLQFNFEKFAGDKEEFIREAFLQAMTPPFGSGDRIVWLINTNICQSCSEDLLTEIQRTIKQIPDTTHLLLTSEKKPDGRIKSTKLINQYAQVKEFSLIPPWQTDILIKKVEEIVAQKELKITKEGIKILANCVGNDSRLLWQELDKLSLYQGENKQPINEEIVKSLVNVSNQNSLQLAQAILQQNIPLALQLVQDLISLNEPALRIVATLVGQFRTWAIVKTMVESGEKDEKAIAENADISNPKRIYFLKQETKNISAQKLLSSLPILLELEANLKLGHDPLIALETKIIQLCTL; encoded by the coding sequence ATGCCTATTTACTATTTTTGGGGTGATGATGATTTCACGATGATGCAAGAAATCAATGCCCTAAAAGAAAAAAATCTCGATCTTAATTGGTTACAATTTAACTTTGAAAAATTCGCAGGGGATAAAGAAGAGTTTATTCGTGAAGCCTTTTTACAGGCTATGACTCCTCCTTTTGGAAGTGGCGATCGCATAGTGTGGCTGATTAATACAAATATATGTCAATCTTGTTCTGAAGATTTATTAACAGAAATTCAACGTACCATCAAACAAATTCCCGACACAACCCATTTGCTTTTAACGAGCGAGAAAAAGCCCGATGGCAGGATAAAAAGCACTAAATTAATAAATCAATACGCTCAAGTTAAAGAATTTAGTTTAATTCCACCATGGCAGACAGATATTTTAATTAAAAAAGTGGAAGAAATAGTTGCTCAAAAAGAGTTAAAAATTACCAAAGAAGGAATCAAAATATTAGCTAATTGCGTAGGAAATGATAGCCGTTTGTTGTGGCAAGAATTAGATAAATTATCCCTTTATCAAGGAGAAAATAAACAACCCATTAACGAAGAAATTGTTAAATCATTAGTTAATGTTAGTAATCAAAATAGTTTACAATTAGCTCAAGCAATTTTACAGCAAAATATACCCCTTGCTTTACAATTAGTACAAGATTTAATTAGTCTCAATGAACCCGCCCTGAGAATTGTTGCTACTTTAGTCGGTCAATTTCGCACTTGGGCAATCGTAAAAACAATGGTTGAAAGTGGAGAAAAAGACGAAAAAGCGATCGCCGAAAATGCTGATATTAGCAATCCAAAAAGAATTTATTTCCTCAAACAAGAAACAAAAAATATCTCCGCACAAAAATTATTATCTTCTTTACCTATTTTGTTAGAATTAGAAGCAAATTTAAAATTAGGTCATGATCCTCTTATTGCCCTAGAAACCAAAATTATTCAACTATGTACTTTATAA
- a CDS encoding high light inducible protein: protein MENKDGKLGFTAFAENWNGRLAMLGFLIGIATELMTGKGILAQLGLM from the coding sequence ATGGAAAACAAAGACGGTAAATTAGGCTTCACCGCATTTGCTGAAAACTGGAATGGTCGTTTAGCAATGTTAGGTTTCTTAATTGGTATTGCCACTGAGTTAATGACTGGTAAAGGTATTTTAGCTCAATTAGGTTTAATGTAA